Genomic segment of Erythrobacter sp. BLCC-B19:
CAAGGTGTCGGAATATCACAAGCCCTATGTGGCGATCTGGCTGGAGCCTGCGGGCGGCGGTCCGATCCGCACGCTGGCGGTGTGGTACGACATCAAGAAAGGCGGGAACGAGCCGGGCACCAAGTGGCTCGCCGACCTGCGCACCTGGTGGCGCAAGGGCGGCCGCAATCTCAAGCTGCCCGCCAGCGGCGTGAGCGGCGCGACCCGTGCGCCGGGTGCCTATCGCATCCCGCTGCCCGCCAATCTCGCGGCAGGCGCCTACACCCTCCACGTCGAGGCCGCGCGCGAGGAGGGCGGCCGTGAGCTGGTGTCGGTGCCGCTCACCATCCCCGTCCCCAAGGGCAAGGCCAGCGGCAAGACCGAACTGGGCGCTGTCACCATTGTCGCCCGTTGATGCTCTCAAGACCTGAGGAAACTCCCATGATCCGCAAGACCTTTTTGATCGGTGCCGCTGCCTTTGGCGTGATCGCCGCTCCCCTCGCTGCGCATAATGCCTGGCTGCTGCCTTCCACCACGGTGCTGTCCGATACCGGCCAGTATGTGACCGTCGACATGGGCGCATCGACTGCGCCGTTCGAGGCGGATCACGCCGCGCTTCCCGCCGAGAACGTGAAGGTGTGGGCGCCTGACGGCACGATGGGGACGCTCGAGAATGCGGCCCGCCTGCGCTATCGTTCGACCTTCGACGTCAAGATCGACAAGCCTGGCACCTGGCGGATCGGGATGGAGACGGGCACCATCACCGGCAGCTTCAAGGTCGATGGCGAGGCGTGGACGCTCGGCCGCCGCCGCGGGCCGCCTCCTGCGCCCGGTGCCGCCCCCGCCGCTCCGGTGCGCGCTATTGCCAGCATTGCCGAACTTCCCGCCAATGCGACCGACCTCGACCTTACGGAAGTTTCTGGTCGCAATGAATTTTTCGTGACGGCAGGGGCACCGACCGAAACGCTGTTCACGCCCACGGGCAAGGGTCTGGAATTCGTGCCCGAGACGCTCCCCACCGATCTCGTCGCTGACGAGCCGGGACGGTTCCGCTTTCTTGTCGATGGCCAGCCGGTCGCCGGGCTTGAGGTTGAAGTGGTGCCGGGCGGGCGGCGCTATCGCAGCGAAAGCGGAGCGCAAAAGCTCGTCACCGATGCTGAAGGCCGGGTCACGATCAGCTGGCCGGGGGCCGGGTTCTACTGGCTCAACACGACGATCACCGACGAGCGACCGACAAACGACATGGCGACAAAGCGCCGCATGACCTACACCGCGACACTGGAGGTGCTCGCACCGTGACGCTGGATGAGGCGGCCCCGCGGATCGCGGTGCCGCCACAACTCGATCCCTCGGCGCTGATGGGTCACGATCCCTCAGCGCCCATCGTCGTGCTTGCGGGCGAGACGATGGGCACGACCTGGCAGGTGCAGGCGGCAATCCCGGCGCGGCTGGGGCGTGACACGGCAGGGCTGGCCGATGCAATCGGCAGGCGGCTGGACGAAATCTGCGGGCAGATGAGCCATTGGGATGCAGGCTCGCAACTCAGCCGCTTCAACAGGTCGCCGGCAGGCAGCGCGCACCCGCTGTCGCCTGACTTTGCCCGCGTGATCGCCGCTGCCCTTGCGATTGCGGCGGCGAGCGGCGGCGCCTTCGATCCGGCGCTGGGCCGGCTCACTGACCTGTGGGGTCTCGGCCCCCGACCGGCCGCGGGTGTGCCCGATGCCGCAGCGCTGGCGCGGGTGCAGACCGAGCGCAACTGGCGGCAACTCGGCTTTGACCCGGCAACGGCGACCCTGACGCAGCCCGGTGGGGTATGGCTCGACCTTTCCGGGATCGCCAAGGGCTATGCGGTCGATGCGCTTGCCGATCTGCTGGCAGGCCGCGGGATCGGCCATGCGCTGATCGAGATTGGCGGCGAGCTGGCAGGCTGCGGGATGCGGCCCGATGGCGATCCCTGGTGGGTCGAGCTCGAAAGCCCGCCCGCCTGCACCCTGCCGCCGCTGCGGGTGGCGCTGCATCAGCTCTCGGTGGCAACCTCGGGCGATTATCTGCGCGGTGGCCACACGCTCGACCCGGCGACCGGCCTCCCGATCACTCATGCGACCACGGCGATCAGCGTGCTGCATCCGTCATGCATGGTGGCTGATGCCTGGGCGACCGCGCTCAGCGTCGCGAGGCCCGATCACGCCTGCCAGCTGGCCCGGGCCCATCACCTCGCCGCCCGCATCGTGTCGCGCAGCGGCGAGGAATGGCTCAGCCCCGCGCTGCAATTGATGCTTGCCTGACCGGCGACGTCAGCCCTTGAACCGGCGCTGCGTGCTCGGCGGGAACTTGGCGTGCAGCGCTTTGGCACGCGCGGGCCGATCCATCAGCTCGCCGCCGCAATTGGGGCAGCGGTCGTCGAGATCCTCGGCGCATTCGGCGCAAAAGGTGCATTCGAACGAGCAGATGAACGCGCCGGGCGCTTCGGCGGGAAGCAGCACGCCGCAGGTTTCGCAATCGGGGCGCATTTCGAGCATCGTGCCGTCTCCTAAACCGCCGCGCGCACCGCTTCGCAGATGGTGTCGACCACCTGTTCCACCTGCGCCTGATCGTCGCCCTCGGCCATGACCCGGATCAGGGGTTCGGTGCCTGAGGCGCGGATCACAAGGCGCCCCTTGCCGGCCAGCGATGCCTCGGCCTCGGCAATGGCGGCCTTGACGCCCGCGTTCTCCAGCGGCTTGCCGCCGTCGTAGCGCACGTTCTTGAGCAATTGCGGCACGGGGTCGAAGACGTGGAGCAGCTCGCTTGCGGGCTTGCCGCTGCGCACCAGGCTGGCGAGCACCCGCAGCGCCGCCACGGTGCCATCGCCGGTGGTGGCGTAATCGAGCAGGATCATGTGCCCCGACTGTTCGCCGCCGACATTGTACCCGCCCGCCTTCATCGCTTCGAGCACATAGCGGTCGCCCACCTTGGCGCGCACCAGATCGAGGCCGCGGCCATTGAGGTAGCGTTCGAGCCCGAGATTGCTCATCACCGTCGCCACGATCCCGCCGCCGCGCAGGGAGCCGCGATCCTGCATCCGGCCCGCGATCAGCGCCATGATCTGGTCGCCATCAACCGCGCGGCCTTTTTCATCGACCACGATCAGCCGGTCGGCATCGCCGTCCAGGGCTATGCCGATATCGGCCTTCTCCTCGACCACCTTGGCCTGCAGCGCGGCAATCGCGGTCGATCCGACCCCGTCGTTGATGTTGGTGCCATTGGGGGAGACACCCAGCGCCACCACCTCCGCACCCAGTTCCCAGATTGCGGAAGGCGTGACCTGATAGGCGGCGCCATTCGCGCAATCGACCACCACCTTGAGACCATCGAAGCGCAGCTCGGCGGCAACCGACTGCTTGACCGCGTGGATATAGCGCCCGCGCGCATCCTCGATCCGGCGCGCGCGGCCGATCATTTCGGCAGGGACAAGCGGGATGTCGGTTTCCATCAGCCGCTCGATTTCGGTTTCGGCTTCATCCGAGAGCTTGAAGCCATCGGGGCCGAACAGCTTGATCCCGTTGTCGGCAAAGGGATTGTGGCTGGCCGAGATCATCACGCCAAGGTCGGCGCGCATTTCCCGCGTCAGGAGCGCAATCGCGGGGGTGGGCAGGGGGCCGGTCATGATGACGTCGATCCCGACCGAGGTGAAACCGGCCACCAGCGCGCTCTCCATCATGTAGCCCGACAGGCGCGTGTCCTTGCCGATCACCACCCGGTGCCGGTGGCCGCCGCGCACGAAATGGCGACCTGCGGCCTGCCCGACCTTCATCGCCATCGCCGCTGTCATCGCACCTGCATTGGTGCGGCCCCTGATCCCGTCTGTTCCGAACAGCTTGCGTGCCATGAATTCCCCTGTCGTGCCGGTCGCATGAGATTGTCTCGCGCTTCTGGCGCGGTTATCGCGCAAAGGGAAGGGCGAGACGCCCGCATAAGGACAGGCCATTGCTGGAAAGTGAAAACGTCGCTGCGAGCGGGCAGGGAAAGTTCGGGCTGGTGTCGATCCGGCTGCCGGTCGCGCTCACCTTTGCCGGGCTGGTGGGCGGGCTGGTGGCGGGCATCCTCGGCGCCTTGGCCGATGCGCCCGCGCTGGTCGGCGAGATCGCGGGGCTGGTGGGCGGGCTGTGGCTGCGCGCCTTGCAGATGACGATCATCCCGCTGGTCGCGGCGCTGCTGGTGCTGGGGCTCGTGCAGATGATCATGGCCGCTCGGGTCGGCACTGTGGCGCGGCGGATGATTGCGCTGATGGTGTTCGTGCAGCTGGCAGGCGGCGCGTTCACCTCGGTCGCCATGCCGATGCTCCTGCGCGCCTTCCCGGTGCCCGCCGGGGCCGAGGCCTTCCTCGCCCAGACCCCTTCGGAGGTGGGCGAAGTGCCGCGCGTGCTCGACTTCATGGCATCACTGGTCAGTCCCAACATCATCGCCGCTGCCGCCGAGACCGCGATGCTGCCACTGACGCTGTTCTTCGTGATGTTCGCCGTGGCGATCACCCGGCTGCCGGACGATCAGGGTGACCGGCTGATGGGGTTCTTCCATGCGCTGGGCAATGCGATGCTGCTGATCATCGGCTGGGTGCTCTCCGCCGCGCCAGTGGGCGTCTTCGCGCTGGCCTATGGCGTGGGCGTGCAAAGCGGGGGCGGCGCCTTTGCGGCGCTCGGGCATTACGTGCTGACGGTGACGCTGATGGGCACCTTCATCTTCCTGCTCGCCTATGCTGTCGCGGCCGGGCTGGGCGGCAAGGGGCTGGGCGGGTTCTTCCGTGCGATGTTGCCCGCGCAGGCGGTGGCGCTGTCGACCCAGTCATCGCTCGCCAGCCTCCCAGCGATGCTCGATTCGGCTGGACGGCTGGGCCTGCGCGCCTCGACCGCCGAATTCGTGCTGCCGCTGGCGGTGGTGATCTTCCGCGCCACCAGCGCCGCGATGAACCTTGCCGTGGTCTATTACGTCGCCGCGCTCGCCGGGGTCGAGGTTTCGCCCACGGTTGCCATCGCCGGCATCCTGATTGCCAGCGTCATCAGCCTCAGCGCCGTCAGCCTGCCCGGATCGATCAGTTTCGTCGTCTCGATCGGGCCGATTGCGCTCGCCATGGGCGTGCCGGTGGAGCCGCTCGCGCTGCTGGTCGCGGTCGAGATGCTGCCCGACCTGATGCGCACACTGGGCAACGTCACGATGAACGTCGCTGTCACAAGCGCGGTTGACCGCTCGGCCGATGAGGCTATCGCCCCAACCTGATCTGCGTCTTGAACGTGCAACCCTTCGTGCGCATTTGCGTTACCGACAGATAGAGCATCCACCCCAGCCCTTTTGGAGGACGACCCATGGCTTTCGCACTTTCCCCGCTTCCCTATGCCGACACCGCGCTTGAACCGGCGATTTCGGCCGAGACGCTGTCGTTCCACTACGGCAAGCATCACCAGACCTATGTCGACAAGATGAACGCCGCGATCGCCGGCACCGAGCACGAATCGAAGTCGCTCGAAGAGATCGTCGCGGCCTCGCGCGGGACCAATCAGGGCCTGTTCAACAACGCCGCCCAGACCTGGAACCATATGTTCTACTGGCACTCGATGGCCGCCGAGACGACCGAAGCCTCGGCGGAACTCGCCGCCAAGATCGACGAGGCGTTCGGCTCGGTCGATGCCCTCAAGCAGCAGCTCAAGGATCGCGGCGTGGGCCACTTCGCCTCCGGCTGGGTGTGGCTGGCCGAGAAGGACGGCAAGCTTTCGATCGAGGAAACCCACGATGCCGATACGCTCGCCGACAAGGGCATGAACCCGCTGCTGGTGCTCGACGTGTGGGAGCACGCCTACTACCTCGATCACCAGAACAAGCGTCCGGCCTATCTGGATGCCGTGGTCGAAACCAAGCTCAACTGGGCCTTCGCGAGCGAGAACCTCGCGCGCGGCACGGTGTGGACTTACGCCTGATTTCTTCGGGATGTGAATGAAGAAGGCCCGGGGGAGCGATCCCTCGGGCCTTTTTTCGTCCTCGTTCCGGGCTTGACCCGGGACCCCGCTGCCTTTGCGCGGGAAAGAGAAAGCTGGGCCCCGGATCAAGTCCGGAGCGGGCATGGTAACTCAGTCCCGCGAACTCACACCGTTGCCCGAAGCCACGGTGTCCAGCTCTTCGAGGATCGCGGCGTGCGCCACGTCGTCGTCGCTTGATCGGCGCGGGATGCTGCCGTTGGCGAGCATTTCGGTCAGCGCGGCGCGGGCGCGGCCCACCCGGCTCTTGATCGTGCCGACAGCGCAGCCGCAGATCGCGGCGGCTTCCTCGTAGGAAAACCCGCCTGCGCCCACCAGCAGCAGCGCCTCGCGCCGTTCGGCGGGCAGGGTCAGCAGCGCGCGGTGCAGATCGCTCAGGTGGATCGGTTCTTCCTGACCGGCAGGCGCGGTGAGGATGCGTTCGGCCACGCCCTCGTCATACTCGCCGCGGAAGCGGTTGCGGCGCATATCGGTGAGATAGGCGTTGCGCAGGATCACGAAGGTCCAGGCGCGCATCGAGGTGCCGGGCTCGAACCGGTCTTGCGCGGCCCAGGCCTTCAGCAGCGTTTCCTGCACCAGATCATCGGCCAGATCGGGCCGCCCGCACAGCCCGCGCGCAAAGGCGCGCAGGTGCGGCACCACCTCGGTCAGCTCACGCTTGAAATCGGATTTTTCGGCGGCCGAGCGCCTGTCGCCAGTGGGGCGGTCGTCGCTCATTGGCTCGTGTCCGAGCCATCCGCAGATGGCGCGGCCCCGCGCTTGCCACGCGCGGGATCGATGCTGTCGAGCCGGTCGAGCAGATCCTTGAAACTGTCGGGCAGGGCTTCCTCGACCACCTGATCATAGAGCTGCTTCAGCCCATCGGCCCATTCGGGCGGGCGACGCGGGGCGCTGTCGTCGCCTCCGCCATTGCTGCCACCCTGTGTGTGATTCGCGGCCATGATGCTGTGGTCTTGTCCCTGATCCCGTTGTCCCCGCCCCGCAGAAAGGGGCTGTCATCGCCTGCTGAGGCCGGACAACTTGCCATCGGCCGAGACCCTCAGGAGCCGAGTTTGGACGATTCGGGAACGATGCGCTACCAGTTTGGTTCCGGCACCGGCTCTCGCGTCCCGCTTTGTGCCACGGCCCGACAGGATTTTCGCATCATCGACCCGCTTGTCATCTCCCCTGATCTTGACCCGGCGGCCCCTCCGCCGCCGACTTCGTCGGGCCGGGCGCGGCGCTGGCTGGTGATGTATCCGCGCGCGGTGCCGCTGGTGATCTTCTTCGCGCTGGTGGCAATCACCGCGCTCAGCGTCTTCGCGATCGAAAGCAACGCCCGCGCCCGCGAACGCGCAGTGATGCGCGAATATGCGCAAGGCGTGGCCGCGGCATTGGATCGCAGCGGGAGCGGGTTTTCCTCCTACCTTCGCGCCGGCGCCGCGCTGTTTGCCAGTCTCGACGAGGTCAGTCCGGCGACCTTCGACAACTTTGTGCGGGCGCTGAAGCTCAACACCGAATATTCCGGGGCGGAGGGGATCGGCTGGATCCCGGTGATCGAGGCGCGCGATCTGGACAGCTTCCTGCGGAGCACCCGCGCGCGCCAGCCCGACTTCCCCGATATCTTCCCCGCCCCCAGCAGCGGCACCAGCCGGATCGCACCCGTGACGATGTTCGCGCCTGCGACCCCGCTTAACCGCCGCGCGCTGGGCTATGATATGTATTCCGACGCCGCCCGCGCTGCCGCCATGGCCGAGGCCGAGGTGACGCTGCGCCCGGCCGCGTCGGGCCGGATCGTGCTGCGGCAGGAAACCAGCGGCACTGCGCCTGCCTTTGCGATCTATATGCCGGTCTTCCGCCTTGCCGGATCGCAGGACGAGCGGCGGCTGCTGGGCTTTGTCTACACTCCGTTCCGCGCGCGCGAATTCCTCGATGCCGCCATCGACCGCGAAGGGCAGGGGCGCTTCGGCGTGCGGCTCTACGATGGCGAGGTGTCGACCGGGCACCTGCTGGTCGCACACTCGATCGCAGGCGATGCGAAGCAGACGGTCGAGCAGGAAGTCACCATCGCCGACCGCAAGCTGATGCTGGTGATCGAAACCGCCGACGCGCAGGTGCTCTCGCCCTTGTCGATGGTGACGCTGATGTTCGGCCTTGCCCTTGCCAGCCTGCTGATGCTGCTCGCCCGCCTGCTGACCCAGCAGGCCTTCGAGGATCAGGCGCGGCTGGCGTTCTTTGAAGAACAGCACTCGATCCGCAATTCGCTGACCCGCGAGCTCAATCACCGGGTCAAGAACACGCTGGCGAATGTGCTGTCGATCCTGTCGCTGACCCGCCGCCGGGCGAGCGGGCTGGATGATTTCGCCGACAGCCTCGAGGGCCGCATCCGCGCGCTTTCGGCAACGCATGACCTTCTGACCGTTACCGATTGGGGCACGACCCCGATCCGCGCGGTGATCGAGGCGGAGTTGCAGCATTTCCGCGAGGCGCTGGGCGATGCGATCCTGCTCGAAGGGGATGATCTGGAACTGGCGCCCAATGATGCGCTGTCCTTTGGCCTGGCGGTGCATGAACTCGCCACCAATGCCGCCAAATATGGCGCGCTGAGCGTGCCGGGCGGCAAGGTCACTATCCGCTGGCGGCGCGGCGATGATGCGCAGGCCGAAACCAGTTGGGCCGAGGTCGAATGGCAGGAAACCGGAGGGCCGCCGGTCGCCCAGCAGCGCCGCCGCGGGTTCGGCACCGAACTGATCGAGAAGGTCGTGGCTCACGAGTTGCGTCAGCCGGTGACACTCGATTTCGCGATCACCGGCGTGCGCTGCGTGCTGCGGGTGCCCGTCCGGCGACCGGCAGACTTCCGGATTCGCGAGAAGGACGCGGATCGGCGGGTGGTGAAGCCGTGATTTTGCGATCGCGCTGACGCGCGATGCAGACCTGCCTTCCCTTTGGCCGCCCCGCCTCCCCACCGCTGTAGGCGGCCGGCGACGCCGGAAGCCACCAATGATACCATCAGGCTATGGTGGCCGGGTGGGGAGGCGGGGCGGGAGGTCTGCGCCACCGAAGGTGGCCGAAAATCAAAGCGGCCTGGTCGATCCGAAGAACAGCGCCTGGCTGATCGCTGCACGCACCGTCGCTTCCTGGAACGGTTTGGTGACCAGA
This window contains:
- a CDS encoding NepR family anti-sigma factor; amino-acid sequence: MAANHTQGGSNGGGDDSAPRRPPEWADGLKQLYDQVVEEALPDSFKDLLDRLDSIDPARGKRGAAPSADGSDTSQ
- a CDS encoding superoxide dismutase; this translates as MAFALSPLPYADTALEPAISAETLSFHYGKHHQTYVDKMNAAIAGTEHESKSLEEIVAASRGTNQGLFNNAAQTWNHMFYWHSMAAETTEASAELAAKIDEAFGSVDALKQQLKDRGVGHFASGWVWLAEKDGKLSIEETHDADTLADKGMNPLLVLDVWEHAYYLDHQNKRPAYLDAVVETKLNWAFASENLARGTVWTYA
- a CDS encoding DUF4198 domain-containing protein — protein: MIRKTFLIGAAAFGVIAAPLAAHNAWLLPSTTVLSDTGQYVTVDMGASTAPFEADHAALPAENVKVWAPDGTMGTLENAARLRYRSTFDVKIDKPGTWRIGMETGTITGSFKVDGEAWTLGRRRGPPPAPGAAPAAPVRAIASIAELPANATDLDLTEVSGRNEFFVTAGAPTETLFTPTGKGLEFVPETLPTDLVADEPGRFRFLVDGQPVAGLEVEVVPGGRRYRSESGAQKLVTDAEGRVTISWPGAGFYWLNTTITDERPTNDMATKRRMTYTATLEVLAP
- the glmM gene encoding phosphoglucosamine mutase, yielding MARKLFGTDGIRGRTNAGAMTAAMAMKVGQAAGRHFVRGGHRHRVVIGKDTRLSGYMMESALVAGFTSVGIDVIMTGPLPTPAIALLTREMRADLGVMISASHNPFADNGIKLFGPDGFKLSDEAETEIERLMETDIPLVPAEMIGRARRIEDARGRYIHAVKQSVAAELRFDGLKVVVDCANGAAYQVTPSAIWELGAEVVALGVSPNGTNINDGVGSTAIAALQAKVVEEKADIGIALDGDADRLIVVDEKGRAVDGDQIMALIAGRMQDRGSLRGGGIVATVMSNLGLERYLNGRGLDLVRAKVGDRYVLEAMKAGGYNVGGEQSGHMILLDYATTGDGTVAALRVLASLVRSGKPASELLHVFDPVPQLLKNVRYDGGKPLENAGVKAAIAEAEASLAGKGRLVIRASGTEPLIRVMAEGDDQAQVEQVVDTICEAVRAAV
- a CDS encoding CHASE domain-containing protein encodes the protein MDDSGTMRYQFGSGTGSRVPLCATARQDFRIIDPLVISPDLDPAAPPPPTSSGRARRWLVMYPRAVPLVIFFALVAITALSVFAIESNARARERAVMREYAQGVAAALDRSGSGFSSYLRAGAALFASLDEVSPATFDNFVRALKLNTEYSGAEGIGWIPVIEARDLDSFLRSTRARQPDFPDIFPAPSSGTSRIAPVTMFAPATPLNRRALGYDMYSDAARAAAMAEAEVTLRPAASGRIVLRQETSGTAPAFAIYMPVFRLAGSQDERRLLGFVYTPFRAREFLDAAIDREGQGRFGVRLYDGEVSTGHLLVAHSIAGDAKQTVEQEVTIADRKLMLVIETADAQVLSPLSMVTLMFGLALASLLMLLARLLTQQAFEDQARLAFFEEQHSIRNSLTRELNHRVKNTLANVLSILSLTRRRASGLDDFADSLEGRIRALSATHDLLTVTDWGTTPIRAVIEAELQHFREALGDAILLEGDDLELAPNDALSFGLAVHELATNAAKYGALSVPGGKVTIRWRRGDDAQAETSWAEVEWQETGGPPVAQQRRRGFGTELIEKVVAHELRQPVTLDFAITGVRCVLRVPVRRPADFRIREKDADRRVVKP
- a CDS encoding dicarboxylate/amino acid:cation symporter is translated as MLESENVAASGQGKFGLVSIRLPVALTFAGLVGGLVAGILGALADAPALVGEIAGLVGGLWLRALQMTIIPLVAALLVLGLVQMIMAARVGTVARRMIALMVFVQLAGGAFTSVAMPMLLRAFPVPAGAEAFLAQTPSEVGEVPRVLDFMASLVSPNIIAAAAETAMLPLTLFFVMFAVAITRLPDDQGDRLMGFFHALGNAMLLIIGWVLSAAPVGVFALAYGVGVQSGGGAFAALGHYVLTVTLMGTFIFLLAYAVAAGLGGKGLGGFFRAMLPAQAVALSTQSSLASLPAMLDSAGRLGLRASTAEFVLPLAVVIFRATSAAMNLAVVYYVAALAGVEVSPTVAIAGILIASVISLSAVSLPGSISFVVSIGPIALAMGVPVEPLALLVAVEMLPDLMRTLGNVTMNVAVTSAVDRSADEAIAPT
- a CDS encoding FAD:protein FMN transferase; translation: MTLDEAAPRIAVPPQLDPSALMGHDPSAPIVVLAGETMGTTWQVQAAIPARLGRDTAGLADAIGRRLDEICGQMSHWDAGSQLSRFNRSPAGSAHPLSPDFARVIAAALAIAAASGGAFDPALGRLTDLWGLGPRPAAGVPDAAALARVQTERNWRQLGFDPATATLTQPGGVWLDLSGIAKGYAVDALADLLAGRGIGHALIEIGGELAGCGMRPDGDPWWVELESPPACTLPPLRVALHQLSVATSGDYLRGGHTLDPATGLPITHATTAISVLHPSCMVADAWATALSVARPDHACQLARAHHLAARIVSRSGEEWLSPALQLMLA
- a CDS encoding DUF1272 domain-containing protein yields the protein MLEMRPDCETCGVLLPAEAPGAFICSFECTFCAECAEDLDDRCPNCGGELMDRPARAKALHAKFPPSTQRRFKG
- a CDS encoding DUF2271 domain-containing protein — protein: MKLTHLLAAGVAVAPAALAAQSVTVTIPQIKVSEYHKPYVAIWLEPAGGGPIRTLAVWYDIKKGGNEPGTKWLADLRTWWRKGGRNLKLPASGVSGATRAPGAYRIPLPANLAAGAYTLHVEAAREEGGRELVSVPLTIPVPKGKASGKTELGAVTIVAR
- a CDS encoding sigma-70 family RNA polymerase sigma factor, which encodes MSDDRPTGDRRSAAEKSDFKRELTEVVPHLRAFARGLCGRPDLADDLVQETLLKAWAAQDRFEPGTSMRAWTFVILRNAYLTDMRRNRFRGEYDEGVAERILTAPAGQEEPIHLSDLHRALLTLPAERREALLLVGAGGFSYEEAAAICGCAVGTIKSRVGRARAALTEMLANGSIPRRSSDDDVAHAAILEELDTVASGNGVSSRD